The window AGACCAAGCGCAAGACCGTGAAGATCCCCGAGGCCGTCAAGCTCCTCACCCAGGAGGAAGCGGCACGGCTCGTGGACATGGAGACCGTGGTGGGCGAGGCCACCCGCCGGGTGGAGCAGTCGGGCATCGTGTTCATCGACGAGATCGACAAGATCGCCGGCCGCGAAACCGTGCACGGCCCCGACGTGTCCCGGGAAGGGGTCCAGCGCGACCTCCTGCCCATCGTGGAGGGCTCGACGGTGAGCTCGAAGTACGGGCTGGTGCGCACCGACCACATCCTGTTCATCGCGTCGGGCGCGTTCCACAACTCCAAGCCGTCGGACCTGATCCCGGAGTTCCAGGGGCGGTTTCCGATCCGCGTGGAGCTGAGCTCTCTCGACAAGAACGACTTCGTGCGCATCCTGACCGAGCCCAAGAACGCGCTCATCCGGCAGTACGTGGCGCTCCTGGAGACGGAGAAGATCCACCTGCGCTTCGAGGACGACGCCATCGAGGAGATCGCCCGCATCAGCGCCGAAGCCAACGAAAAGATGGAGAACATCGGCGCGCGCCGGCTGCACACCATCCTGGAGAAGCTGCTGGACGAGATCTCGTTTACGGCGCCGGAGATGCCGGGCCGTGAAGTGCGTATCGACGCGGCCTACGTCAACGAGCGCCTGGACGCCATTCTGAAGGACCAGGACCTGTCGCGGTACATCCTGTAGGGAACTTGATTGGCGTCCTTCGACTTCGCTCCGCTGACGCTCCGCTACGCTCAGGGCGAACGGTTTCTCCCTTCCGTTCGTCCTGAGCGTAGCGAAGCGAAGTCGAAGGGCGCTGTGCCGGAGTAGCGGAACGTGGAAGATTTCATCGGCAAGGCGGAAGTGCTGCTGGAAGCGCTCCCCTTCATCAAGCGTTTCTACGGCAAGACGTTCGTGGTCAAGTACGGCGGCGCGGCCATGGTCGACGAGGCGCTCAAGCAGAGCTTCGCCCAGGACATCGTGCTGCTCAAGTACGTGGGCATCAACGTCGTGGTGGTGCACGGCGGCGGCCCCCAGATCAACGAGACCTTGGGAAAGATGGGCATCGAGAGCCGCTACGTGCGCGGCATGCGCGTCACCGACTCGGAAACCATCGACATCATCGAGATGGTGCTGGTGGGCAAGGTCAACAAGGAGATCGTCGCGCTCGTCAACCAGCACGGCGGCGCCGCCGTGGGCCTCAGCGGCAAGGACGGCCAGCTCATCCTGGCGCGCAAGATGAACGTCACCGTGCCGGGCGACGGCGAGAGCACGGAGATCATCGACATCGGCATGGTGGGAGAGATCGTGCGGGTGGACCCCACGGTGATCCGCTCCCTGGACGGCAACCGCTTCATCCCGGTGATCGCGCCGGTGGGCGTGGGTGAGACGGGGGAGACCTACAACATCAACGCCGACCTGGTGGCCGGGCGCGTGGCCGCGGCCCTCGGGGCGGAGAAGCTGATCCTCCTGACGGACGTCGAGGGCGTGCGCGACCGCGAGGGAGGCCTGATCAGCACCCTCACCATCGCCGAGTCCACGGACCTCATCCGCAAGGACGTGATCTCGTCCGGCATGATCCCCAAGGTCGAGTGCTGCGTGGACGCTCTCAACGGCGGCGTGGTCAAGACCCACATCATCGACGGCCGGGACCGCCACGCGGTGCTGCTGGAGATCTTCACCGAGCAGGGTGTCGGCACCGAGGTGATCAGGGATTGAAACAAGATGTCGAACCTTGAAGTACAACAGTTGACCGAAGCGCACGTGATGAACACCTACGCGCGCTTCCCCATCGCGCTGGTGCGGGGCGAGGGCGTGCGGGTGTGGGACGCGGACGGCAACGCGTACCTGGACTTCGTCGCCGGCATCGCCGTGAACAGCCTGGGACACTGCCATCACGCGGTGGCCAAGGCCGTGTCGGAGCAGGTGCGCAGCCTGATCCACGTCTCGAACCTCTACCACATCGAGCCCCAGGCGCGCCTGGCCAAGGCGCTGTGCGAGCACTCCTTCGCCGACCGCGTGTTCTTCTGCAACAGCGGCGCCGAGGCCAACGAGGCCGCCATCAAGCTGGCGCGGCGCTACGGTTCGGAGCAGGCCGGAGGCAGAAGCGAGGTCATCACCGCCCTCAACTCCTTCCACGGGCGTACCCTCGCCACCCTGACCGCCACCGGCCAGGAGAAGATCCGGCTCGGCTACGATCCGCTGCCGTCGGGTTTCCGCTACGTGCCGTTCAACGACCTGGACGCCGCGGAAGACGCGGTGGACGAGCGCACCGCGGCCATCCTGGTGGAGCCCATCCAGGGCGAGGGCGGGGTGGTGGTGCCGGACGAGTCCTACATTCGCGGGCTGCGGCAGCTCTGCGACGACAAGGGACTGCTGCTGATCTTCGACGAGGTCCAGGTGGGCATGGGGCGCACCGGCCGGCTCTTCGGCTACGAGCACTTCGGCGTCGAGCCCGACGTCATGACCCTGGCCAAGGCCCTGGGCGGCGGCCTTCCCCTGGGCGCCATGCTGGCGCGCGAAGAGGTTGCCAAGAGCTTCCCGCCCGGGTCCCACGCCTCCACCTTCGGCGGCAACCCGGTGGTGTGCTCCGCCGGGCTGGCGGTGATGAAGACCATCCTGGAAGAAGGGCTGGTGGAGCACTGCGCGGCCATGGGCGACCTGTTGCGCAAGGGACTGGAGGGGCTCGCGCAACGCTTCGGCTTCATCCGCGAGGTACGCGGCAAGGGGTTGCTGCTGGGCATGGAGATGGACCGCGAGTGCGGACCCATGGTCCAGGAATGCATGAAGAACGGTCTCCTGGTGGTGCTGGCAGGCGCCAACGTCCTGCGCATGGTGCCGCCGCTGACCGTGGCGGAGGCGGACGTCGAGGAGGCGCTGGCCATCCTGGAGCGGGTGCTGGAGCGGGTGTAGTGAAGCGCGACGTACGGACATTGCGGGACCTCACGGCGGCGGACATGGACCACGTCCTCTCCCTCGCCGCCACCCTCAAGCAGGAACGCAGGGAAGGGCGGTCGCGGCCGCTTCTGGCGGGGAAGAAGCTCGCCCTCTTGTTCCAGAAGCCCAGCCTGCGAACCCGCGCCACCTTCGACCTCGGCATGACCGAGCTGGGCGGCAGCACGCTCTTCCTGGGTCCCGACGAAGTGCAGCTCGGCACCCGGGAAACGCCGGCCGACTGCGTGCGGGTGCTGGACCGGCTGGTGGACATCATCGCGGCGCGGACGTTCGCGCAGGAAATCGTGGAGGAACTGGCCGGCCACGGCTCCGTGCCGGTGATCAACGCGCTTTCCGACATGTACCACCCGTGTCAGGTGCTGGCGGACCTGCTGACCCTGAAGGAAAGCAAGGGCAGTATCGAGGGCCGTCACGTGGTGTTCGTGGGCGACGGCAACAACGTGGTGCATTCCTGGCTCCTGGCGGCGGAGAAGCTGCCGTTCCGCTTCACCCTGGCGTGCCCCGAGGGGTTCGAGCCCGACCGGGAGATCCTGGATTCGGCGGTGGCCGCGGGAGCGGAGGTCGCCGTCACCCATGATCCGGCCGCGGCCGTGAACGGCGCCGACGCCATCTACACCGACGTGTGGGCGAGCATGGGGCAGGAGGCGGAGGCGGGCGACCGGCAACGGGCCTTTGCCGCCTTCCAGGTGAACGGAGAGTTGGTGGCCCGCGCCAGTAACGACGTAGTCGTGATGCACTGCCTGCCGGCCCACCGCGGCCAGGAGATCACCAACGAGATCATGGAGGGGCCGCACTCCGTGGTCTTCGACCAGGCGGAGAACCGCCTCCACGCGCAGAAGGCGCTGATGGTCTGGTGCCTCGCGGAGGGAGTGTAGGAGCTTGCCCTCCCGAAACGTCATTCCCGCGAAAGCTTGCCCTCGACCCCGATCGGGGGCGGGAATCCAGGGGCGGGGAGAACGGGGAGATTCATGAAACCGAAAAAGGTCGTGCTTGCCTACTCGGGCGGTCTCGATACGTCCGTGTGCCTGCGCTGGGTGAAGGAGACCTACGACTGCGAGGTCATCGCCTACTGCGCCGACGTGGGCCAGGAAGAGGATCTGGAAGAGGTGCGGCGCAAGGCGCTGGCCACCGGTGCCAGCGATGTCGTGGTGGACGACCTGCGCGAGGCGTTCGTGCGCGACTACGTGTTCCCCATGCTGCGCGGCAACGCGGTGTACGAGGGCGCCTACCTGCTGGGCACCTCCATCGCCCGGCCGCTGATCGCCAAGCGCCAGCTCGAGGTGGCGCTGGACGCCAACGCCGAAGCCGTGTCCCACGGCGCCACCGGCAAGGGCAACGACCAGGTGCGCTTCGAGTTGACCTACTACGCCCTCAAGCCCGACATCCAGGTCATCGCGCCGTGGCGGGAGTGGGACTTGAACTCGCGCACCGCGCTCATCGACTACGCCCGGCGCTACGACATCCCGGTGCCCGTGACCAAGGACAAGCCCTACAGCATGGACCGGAACCTGTTCCACATCAGCTACGAGGGCGGCGTGCTGGAGGACCCGTGGCAGGAGCCTCCGGCGGACATGTTCATGTGGACCGCGTCCCCCGAGGCCGCGCCGGACGAACCCCGGACCATCGAGCTGGAGTTCGCCTCCGGCGACCCCGTGGCGCTGGACGGGAAACGCCTGGAGCCGGCGGAGATGCTGGTGGCTCTCAACGGCCTGGGCGCGCGTTACGGCATCGGCCGGGTGGACATGGTGGAGAACCGCTACGCCGGCATGAAGTCCCGGGGCATCTACGAAACCCCAGGCGGCACCATCCTGCACGCCGCGCGCCGGGCGGTGGAGCACCTAACGCTGGACCGCGAGGTCATGCAGCTCCGGGATTCGCTGATCCCGCGCTATGCCCAGATGATCTACAACGGCTACTGGTTCGCGCCCGAGCGCCGGATCCTGCAGCAGACCCTGGACGCGACCCAGGAACGGGTGACCGGCACGGTGCGGCTGAAGCTCTACAAGGGCTCGGTATCGGTGGCCGGCAGGCGCTCGCCGGTGTCGCTGTACGATCCCGTCACCGCCACCTTCGAGAAGGACGAGAGCTACAACCAGGCGGATGCCGACGGGTTCATCAAGCTGAACGCGCTGCGGCTCAAGATGGCCGGGCGGGTGGCGGGCGCCTGACGGAGGTCGCGGGCGCATCATGGCCAGGAAGAAACAGCTATGGGGCGGCCGGTTCGCCGGCTCCACCGCGGATTCCGTGGTGGCCTTCACCGCCTCCGTGCACGTGGACCGGCGCCTCTACCGGCACGACATCGCCGGCAGCATCGCCCATGCCCGCATGCTCGGGAAGCAGCGCATCATCCCCGCCGCGGACGCGCGCAAGATCGTCGCCGGACTGCGGGCGGTCCAAAAGGAGATCGAGAGCGGCGAGTTCCCTTTCAGCGTCGCCGACGAAGACATCCACATGAACGTCGAGCGGCGGCTGACCGAGATGATCGGCGACGTCGGCGAGAAGCTGCACACCGCCCGGAGCCGCAACGACCAGGTGAGCCTGGACATGCGGCTCTACCTGCGGGAGGCCCTCGACGGCATCCTGGGGGACCTGGAGGCCTTGCAGAAGGCGCTGGCGGGGGCGGCGCGACGGAACGAAGGCGTGCTGATGCCCGGCTACACCCACCTCCAGCGGGCCCAGCCCGTGCTCTTCGCGCACCATCTGCTGGCGTACGTGGAGATGTTCGAGCGCGACAAGAGCCGTTACCGCCACTGCCGGGAGCAGACCGACGTCATGCCCCTGGGCTCCGGCGCGCTGGCGGGCACCACCTTCCCCATCGACCGGGCCTACGTGGCCAAGCTCCTGGGCTTCCCGCGCGTGACCCAGAACAGCATCGACGCCGTGAGCGACCGGGACTTCGTGCTGGAGTTCCTGTCGGCGTCCGCCATCCTGTTCGTGCACCTGAGCCGCATGGCCGACGAGCTGATCCTGTGGTCCAGCGAGGAGTTCGGCTTCATCGAGCTGCCGGACGCCTACTGCACGGGCAGCTCCATGATGCCGCAGAAGAAGAACCCCGACGTGGCCGAGCTGATCCGCGGCAAGACCGGGCGGGTGTACGGCCACCTGAACGCGCTCCTGGCCATCATGAAGGGGTTGCCGCTGGCCTACAACCGCGACCTCCAGGAAGACAAGGAGCCCCTGTTCGACACCGCCGACACGGTCGCGGCATGTCTGGCCATGGCCCGGGAGCTGTTCAACGGCCTCAAGGTCCGCGGCGAGCGCATGGCCGCGGCCGCGGAGCAGGGTTTCATGAACGCCACCGACCTGGCGGACTACCTCGTGGGCCGGGGTCTCAGCTTCCGCGTAGCCCACGACGTGGTCGGCCGGGTGGTGCGCCATTGCATCGACCAGGGATGCAAGCTGGATGACCTGCCGTTGGAGGAACTCCAGGGCTACTGTCCGGACATCGGCCCCGACGTCTACAAGGTCCTGACGCTCCGCGCCGGCGTCGAGCGCCGGCGGGCCCCCGGCGGCACCGCGCCGGTCAACGTGCGCCGCCAACTGAAGAAGCTGGGGGTCTGATGGCAGCCGTTTCATTCCCGCGAATCCAGGGGTGGCGGGGTGTGGCCGCCGCCCTTGCGTGCCTGCTCCTCCTGCTGGTCGTGGCCGCCGGCTGCGGTCACAAGGGTCCGCCGCGGGCGGCGGACCTCGTGGAGCCGGTGGCCATCAGCGACCTGACCCTCGTGCTCGGCGACCGCAGCGTGCGCCTGGGCTGGTCGCACCCGCGGACCGCTCGGGACGGCCGGCCGCTCACGGACCTCGCCGGGTTCGTGGTGTACCGCAAGAGCACGCCGGCGGATTGCCCGGACTGCAACGCCGCCTACGGCGAGCGGGCCATGGTCAGCGTGGAGGACGAAGGGCGTTTCTTCAAGCAGTCCGAATACAAGTTCACGGACACGGAGCTTCAAACCGGCCGGGTGTACCGGTATCGGGTCCGCGTCCTGTTGTCGGACGGCTCCCTTAGCAGGCCGTCCAACGAGGTCAGCATCGAATGGCAACGGCAGTAGAACGTTTCACGCACAGGAACGACGAGATGTATTGCGAGGATGTCCCGGTCCGGGACGTCGTGGAAGCGGTGGGGACGCCGGTGTACCTCTACAGTTTGGCGCATTTGCGTGACGCCTTCCGCACCCTCGACCAGGCTTTCGCCGGGACCCGGCACCTGGTGTGCTTCTCGGTCAAGGCTAACTCCAACCTCGCGGTGCTGCGCGCCTTCGTCAACGAGGGCTCGGGGTTCGACATCGTGTCCGGCGGCGAACTCTACCGGGTGCTCAAGGCCGGCGCCGACCCGCGCAAGGTGGTGTTCTCCGGCGTGGGCAAGACCCGCGAAGAGATGGAGTACGCGCTGCGCTCCAGCATCCTGATGTTCAACGTCGAGTCGGAGCAGGAGCTGGAGGCGCTGAACGAGGTGGCCGGGAGCATCGGCGTGGTGGCGCCGGTGAGCTTCCGCATCAACCCCGACGTGGACCCGCAGACCCATCCCTACATCTCCACCGGCATGAAGAAGAGCAAGTTCGGCATCGCCATCGACCCCGCGGCCGAGGCCTACCGCCGCGCCATCGCCCTGCCCAACCTCGAGGTGGTGGGGGTGGACTGCCACATCGGCTCGCAGCTCACCTCGACGTCGCCCTTCGCGGACGCCGCCGAGCGCGTGCGCGCCTTCATCGAGGTGCTCCAGGGGGAAGGGGCGGACCTCCGCTACGTGGACCTGGGCGGCGGGCTCGGCATCCGTTACGACGACGAGGAGCCGCCCGACCCCGCTGACTACGCCAAGGCGCTCATGGAGGGGGTGCGCGGCCTGGACGTGACCTTGGTGCTGGAGCCGGGCCGGTCCATGGTGGGCAACGCCGGAATCCTGTTGACCCGGGTACTCTACCTCAAGCGCACCGAGGCCAAGAACTTCGTGGTGGTGGACGGCGCCATGAACGACTTGGTCCGCCCCTCGCTCTACGGCGCGTTCCAGGGCCTGCGCCCGGTGGACAGGCGCGAGGCCGAGCCCATGACCGCGGACGTGGTGGGCCCCATCTGCGAGAGCGGCGACTTCCTCGCCCAGGACCGCGATATCCAGCCGCCCGAACCGGGCGATCTCATGGCCGTGATGAGCGCCGGCGCCTACGGTTTCACCATGGCATCCAACTACAACACCCGGCCCAGGGCGGCGGAGGTGCTGGTGGACGGCAAGGAGTTCGCCGTGGTCCGGGAGCGCGAAACCCTGGAGGGCCTGGTGGCGGGAGAGAAGATACCGGCGATGCTGTAGGGCGGAGGAGCCATGACCGAGATCACGTTCACCAAGATGCACGGCTGCGGCAACGACTTCGTGGTGCTGGACTGCATGGAGCGGCCGCCCGCGGACCTGGCGGAGATCGCGAAGAACCTGTGCCATCGCCGCTTCGGCGTGGGCGCGGACCAGTTGCTTACCATCCGGCCGTCGGACTCGGCGGACTTCCGCATGGAGATATACAACGCCGACGGCGGCGAGGTGGAGATGTGCGGCAACGGCATCCGCTGCTTCGCCAAGTACGTCTACGAGCACGGTCTGACCGGGAAGCGGGAAATCGAGGTGGACACCCTCGCGGGCATCATCCGCCCGCGCCTCAAGGGCGACCGCGTCGAGGTGGACATGGGCCGCCCCGTCCTCGAAGGGCGGGACATTCCCGTGGATGCCGGCGGCCGCATCGTCAACCGGCCGCTGAGGGTGGACGGGAATGAGCACACGGTCACCTGCGTGTCCATGGGCAACCCCCACTGCGTGCTCTACGTCGACGACGTGGAGCCGCTGGACCTGCCCCGCCTGGGCCCCCTCTTCGAGCACCACACCTTCTTCCCCAACCGCGTGAACACCGAGTTCGTCCAGGTGCTGTCACCCGACGAGGTGCGCATGCGCGTGTGGGAGCGCGGCGCCGGCGAGACCTGGGCCTGCGGCACCGGCGCCAGCGCGGTGGGGGTGGCCGGCGTCTTGACCGGCAGGACCGGGAAGAGGATAACGGTTCACCTGATCGGCGGCGACCTGGAAATCCATTGGGCCGACGATGACCGGGTCTACATGACCGGTCCCGCGCAGGAGGTCTTTCAAGGGAGCATCCGCGTGTGACCGTGCGCCGGGCGTTGAGAAATGCGAAAGAGGGACAACCACATGTTTGCAGGATCAATGACCGCCATGGTGACGCCGTTCAAGGACGGCGTCGTCGACTATGCCTCCTTGGAGGCGTTGGTGGAGTTCCAGATCGAGCAGGGCACCCACGCGCTGGTGCCGTGCGGCTCCACCGGGGAGTCGGCCACCCTGGACCACGACGAGCACCACGCGGTCATCGACGCCGTTGTCCGCGCGGCGCGGCAGCGGGTCCCGGTCATCGCCGGCACCGGCTCCAACTCCACCCGCGAGGCCATGGAACTCACCCGGGCGGCGGAGAAGTCAGGCGCCGACGGCGCGCTGCTGATCTCGCCTTACTACAACAAGCCCACGCAGGAAGGGATCTACCACCACTACCGCGCCGTGGCCGAGCACGTGGGCATCCCTCTCATCGTCTACAACATCCCCGGCCGCACGGCTTCCAAGATGGAGCCCGAGACCTTGGCGCGGCTGGCCGAGATCGGCAACGTCGTGGGCGTGAAGGAGGCCACCGGCTCGGTGGACCAGGCCATCGACGTCATCCGGTTGTGCGGCGACTCCCTGGCGGTCTATTCCGGCGAGGACTCGCTCGTCTACTCGCTCATGACCTTGGGCGGCAAGGGCGTCATCACCACCACCGGAAACGTCGCCCCCCGGGCCATGGCCGACCTTACCGAAGCCTGCCTGCGGGAGGACTGGGCCACCGGCCGCCGGATCCAGTTCGAGTTGATGCCCCTGATCCGCTGCCTCTTCAGCGAGACCAATCCCATCCCGGTCAAAGCCGGGTTGGCCGCCATGGGCAAGTGCGGACCGGAGATCCGTCTGCCGCTGACGCCGATGACCGAGCCGAACCTCAAGCGGCTGAAGGGCGCCATGGCCGGCTACGGGCTGATTCAGCCATGACGTGGCTGTCGCGCGCGGACCGGGCGCGGTCGGGTCGCCACTTTGTTCCGGTAACGCCATGAAGAATTCCCTGGGCCTTATCGTTTGCGGTGTGGGCGGGCGGATGGGCGGCACCATCGTACGCCTGATTCAGGACACCCCGGGCGTCGTCCTGGCCGGAGCCACCGACCGGGCCGGCAGCGCGCGGCTCGGTCAGGACGGGGGGGACGTCGCCGGCGCCGGGCAACTGGGCGTGGCAGTCAGCGACCGCGTTGACGCGCCCGCCAGCGAAGGTCGGGTCATCGTAGACTTCACGACACCTGAAGCCTCCGTGGCCCACATGAAGGCGGCAGCCAAGACCGGCATTCCCATCGTCATCGGCACAACCGGGTTCGAGGCACGGCAACTCCGCCAAATCCGCACCCTGGCAGCCAAGACCCCCACCGTCCTGGCCCCCAACATGAGCCTCGGGGTGAACCTCCTGCTGGGCTTGGTGGGCCAGGTGGCCCGCAGCCTGGGCGACGCCTACGACGTGGAGATCGTGGAAGCGCACCACCGGTTCAAGAAGGACGCCCCGAGCGGCACCGCGTTCGCCCTGGCCCGGTCAGCGGCCGAGGCCCTGGGGCGCAAGCTGGAACGGGTAGGGGTGCCGGGCCGTAGCGGGGCGTCCGAGCGCAAGACGACCGATATCGGTCTCCTCTCCGTCCGCGCCGGAGACATCGCCGGCGAGCACACGGTGCTGTTCGGCGGCATCGGAGAGCGCATCGAACTGGTCCACCGCGCCCACAGCCGGGAAGCCTTCGCCCGCGGCGCCATCCGGGCGGCGCAGTGGTTGGCGGACAGGCAGGCGGGCCTTTACAGCATGCAGGACGTGCTCGGGCTCGCGGAGTCCCGGTAGCCCTTTTCAGTCCGCCGTGGCCGCGTTGCCGTTGTCGGGCGTGAGCGTCGCGGGCGTAAGCGCATCGAAGATGCCCGTAAAGCGTCCGACCGAACCGTCGTCTTCGGCGAACAGAACATCGGTCGAGCCGACCACGCGACGGGGGTGGCCGTCGACATCCGGCACGTTCGAGAATTGACCGCGCCACGTCCCGGCGGAGCGCGTGATGGTACGCACGGGGTGGATGACGGTGACCGCGGTATCCTCGAAAGCGCCGGTTGCGTCGAAGGCCGCGGCAAAGTGCAGGTCGTAGTCGGCCGGCGACGCGGCGGGATCGGGAGTCCGCCAGGTCACGATCGGATAGAGGTGGCGCCCGGGGTCGATCTCGATGGGCTCGAGACACCCGAGGCAACCGGTTAGGCGGCTCTGGTCGAAGTCGGCGGTCAACGACATGCTTCCCACGAATTCAGTGTATTCGGAGGTATCTGCCAACTCG is drawn from Deltaproteobacteria bacterium and contains these coding sequences:
- the argH gene encoding argininosuccinate lyase: MARKKQLWGGRFAGSTADSVVAFTASVHVDRRLYRHDIAGSIAHARMLGKQRIIPAADARKIVAGLRAVQKEIESGEFPFSVADEDIHMNVERRLTEMIGDVGEKLHTARSRNDQVSLDMRLYLREALDGILGDLEALQKALAGAARRNEGVLMPGYTHLQRAQPVLFAHHLLAYVEMFERDKSRYRHCREQTDVMPLGSGALAGTTFPIDRAYVAKLLGFPRVTQNSIDAVSDRDFVLEFLSASAILFVHLSRMADELILWSSEEFGFIELPDAYCTGSSMMPQKKNPDVAELIRGKTGRVYGHLNALLAIMKGLPLAYNRDLQEDKEPLFDTADTVAACLAMARELFNGLKVRGERMAAAAEQGFMNATDLADYLVGRGLSFRVAHDVVGRVVRHCIDQGCKLDDLPLEELQGYCPDIGPDVYKVLTLRAGVERRRAPGGTAPVNVRRQLKKLGV
- a CDS encoding argininosuccinate synthase; its protein translation is MKPKKVVLAYSGGLDTSVCLRWVKETYDCEVIAYCADVGQEEDLEEVRRKALATGASDVVVDDLREAFVRDYVFPMLRGNAVYEGAYLLGTSIARPLIAKRQLEVALDANAEAVSHGATGKGNDQVRFELTYYALKPDIQVIAPWREWDLNSRTALIDYARRYDIPVPVTKDKPYSMDRNLFHISYEGGVLEDPWQEPPADMFMWTASPEAAPDEPRTIELEFASGDPVALDGKRLEPAEMLVALNGLGARYGIGRVDMVENRYAGMKSRGIYETPGGTILHAARRAVEHLTLDREVMQLRDSLIPRYAQMIYNGYWFAPERRILQQTLDATQERVTGTVRLKLYKGSVSVAGRRSPVSLYDPVTATFEKDESYNQADADGFIKLNALRLKMAGRVAGA
- the argF gene encoding ornithine carbamoyltransferase, with translation MKRDVRTLRDLTAADMDHVLSLAATLKQERREGRSRPLLAGKKLALLFQKPSLRTRATFDLGMTELGGSTLFLGPDEVQLGTRETPADCVRVLDRLVDIIAARTFAQEIVEELAGHGSVPVINALSDMYHPCQVLADLLTLKESKGSIEGRHVVFVGDGNNVVHSWLLAAEKLPFRFTLACPEGFEPDREILDSAVAAGAEVAVTHDPAAAVNGADAIYTDVWASMGQEAEAGDRQRAFAAFQVNGELVARASNDVVVMHCLPAHRGQEITNEIMEGPHSVVFDQAENRLHAQKALMVWCLAEGV
- the hslU gene encoding ATP-dependent protease ATPase subunit HslU, which produces MTPREIVSELDRYIVGQRDAKRAVAVAVRNRWRRQLVPAELRDEIAPKNIIMIGPTGVGKTEISRRLARLAQAPFIKVEASKFTEVGYVGRDVESIIRDLMDLSVKMVREEEQEKVQVKARDLAEERVLDLLLPEPQAPDNGGGGDSGGESQVERPSPATREKLRRMLRAGKLDDRSVDIELTQSMTPMIEVLTPQGMEEMESNIKEMFSNLLPKQTKRKTVKIPEAVKLLTQEEAARLVDMETVVGEATRRVEQSGIVFIDEIDKIAGRETVHGPDVSREGVQRDLLPIVEGSTVSSKYGLVRTDHILFIASGAFHNSKPSDLIPEFQGRFPIRVELSSLDKNDFVRILTEPKNALIRQYVALLETEKIHLRFEDDAIEEIARISAEANEKMENIGARRLHTILEKLLDEISFTAPEMPGREVRIDAAYVNERLDAILKDQDLSRYIL
- the lysA gene encoding diaminopimelate decarboxylase, with translation MATAVERFTHRNDEMYCEDVPVRDVVEAVGTPVYLYSLAHLRDAFRTLDQAFAGTRHLVCFSVKANSNLAVLRAFVNEGSGFDIVSGGELYRVLKAGADPRKVVFSGVGKTREEMEYALRSSILMFNVESEQELEALNEVAGSIGVVAPVSFRINPDVDPQTHPYISTGMKKSKFGIAIDPAAEAYRRAIALPNLEVVGVDCHIGSQLTSTSPFADAAERVRAFIEVLQGEGADLRYVDLGGGLGIRYDDEEPPDPADYAKALMEGVRGLDVTLVLEPGRSMVGNAGILLTRVLYLKRTEAKNFVVVDGAMNDLVRPSLYGAFQGLRPVDRREAEPMTADVVGPICESGDFLAQDRDIQPPEPGDLMAVMSAGAYGFTMASNYNTRPRAAEVLVDGKEFAVVRERETLEGLVAGEKIPAML
- the argB gene encoding acetylglutamate kinase; its protein translation is MEDFIGKAEVLLEALPFIKRFYGKTFVVKYGGAAMVDEALKQSFAQDIVLLKYVGINVVVVHGGGPQINETLGKMGIESRYVRGMRVTDSETIDIIEMVLVGKVNKEIVALVNQHGGAAVGLSGKDGQLILARKMNVTVPGDGESTEIIDIGMVGEIVRVDPTVIRSLDGNRFIPVIAPVGVGETGETYNINADLVAGRVAAALGAEKLILLTDVEGVRDREGGLISTLTIAESTDLIRKDVISSGMIPKVECCVDALNGGVVKTHIIDGRDRHAVLLEIFTEQGVGTEVIRD
- a CDS encoding fibronectin type III domain-containing protein, whose amino-acid sequence is MAAALACLLLLLVVAAGCGHKGPPRAADLVEPVAISDLTLVLGDRSVRLGWSHPRTARDGRPLTDLAGFVVYRKSTPADCPDCNAAYGERAMVSVEDEGRFFKQSEYKFTDTELQTGRVYRYRVRVLLSDGSLSRPSNEVSIEWQRQ
- the dapB gene encoding 4-hydroxy-tetrahydrodipicolinate reductase, with product MKNSLGLIVCGVGGRMGGTIVRLIQDTPGVVLAGATDRAGSARLGQDGGDVAGAGQLGVAVSDRVDAPASEGRVIVDFTTPEASVAHMKAAAKTGIPIVIGTTGFEARQLRQIRTLAAKTPTVLAPNMSLGVNLLLGLVGQVARSLGDAYDVEIVEAHHRFKKDAPSGTAFALARSAAEALGRKLERVGVPGRSGASERKTTDIGLLSVRAGDIAGEHTVLFGGIGERIELVHRAHSREAFARGAIRAAQWLADRQAGLYSMQDVLGLAESR
- the dapF gene encoding diaminopimelate epimerase, which translates into the protein MTFTKMHGCGNDFVVLDCMERPPADLAEIAKNLCHRRFGVGADQLLTIRPSDSADFRMEIYNADGGEVEMCGNGIRCFAKYVYEHGLTGKREIEVDTLAGIIRPRLKGDRVEVDMGRPVLEGRDIPVDAGGRIVNRPLRVDGNEHTVTCVSMGNPHCVLYVDDVEPLDLPRLGPLFEHHTFFPNRVNTEFVQVLSPDEVRMRVWERGAGETWACGTGASAVGVAGVLTGRTGKRITVHLIGGDLEIHWADDDRVYMTGPAQEVFQGSIRV
- a CDS encoding acetylornithine transaminase, whose product is MSNLEVQQLTEAHVMNTYARFPIALVRGEGVRVWDADGNAYLDFVAGIAVNSLGHCHHAVAKAVSEQVRSLIHVSNLYHIEPQARLAKALCEHSFADRVFFCNSGAEANEAAIKLARRYGSEQAGGRSEVITALNSFHGRTLATLTATGQEKIRLGYDPLPSGFRYVPFNDLDAAEDAVDERTAAILVEPIQGEGGVVVPDESYIRGLRQLCDDKGLLLIFDEVQVGMGRTGRLFGYEHFGVEPDVMTLAKALGGGLPLGAMLAREEVAKSFPPGSHASTFGGNPVVCSAGLAVMKTILEEGLVEHCAAMGDLLRKGLEGLAQRFGFIREVRGKGLLLGMEMDRECGPMVQECMKNGLLVVLAGANVLRMVPPLTVAEADVEEALAILERVLERV
- the dapA gene encoding 4-hydroxy-tetrahydrodipicolinate synthase, which codes for MFAGSMTAMVTPFKDGVVDYASLEALVEFQIEQGTHALVPCGSTGESATLDHDEHHAVIDAVVRAARQRVPVIAGTGSNSTREAMELTRAAEKSGADGALLISPYYNKPTQEGIYHHYRAVAEHVGIPLIVYNIPGRTASKMEPETLARLAEIGNVVGVKEATGSVDQAIDVIRLCGDSLAVYSGEDSLVYSLMTLGGKGVITTTGNVAPRAMADLTEACLREDWATGRRIQFELMPLIRCLFSETNPIPVKAGLAAMGKCGPEIRLPLTPMTEPNLKRLKGAMAGYGLIQP